The window GCCGGAGTCCAGGCGGGCAATAAAGAACTCGTGGGACTGCTGTGACGAGTTAGTCACCTTGATCACGTGCTCGCCCGGCGTCAGCGCCGGCGTCACATCGAACCCGTAGTCGACCAGGGTCATGGCGACGTCACCGGCCGGCGGCGGTGCGGACGGCGTGGACGAGGGGACGACGGTCAGCTCCCGCACCATGCCCTTCGCGATATGCGGCACCCGGTCTGGAATGTCGACCACGCAGAAGAGGGCGTACGTGCCGGCGGCGACGTCGTGCAGCACGATGGTGGTGTCGCCCGGCGCGGGTGGGTTCGGCCCGCCGATCTCGGTGAGCCAGGAGGGAAACGGCTTGGTCGGGTCGAGCGACTTGGCCGCCTCCAGGAAGTCGGCGTACGTCTTGCCCTCGCCGATCCGCACCACCATGGCGTGGTGGATCCCGGAGGTCGCGACGAGGTGAAACGCGGTGACGCCGCTGGGGATGGTGTCGGGGGCGGCCAGCGCGAAGTCGCTAGCCGTGATCGCCACCACGTTAGGCGTTGCCGCGACGGCCGAGTCGGCCGTAGGTGTCTCGGCGCGGGCGCATGCCAGCAAGGCGACCGAGCCGACGAGGAGGAGGGAAGCGAGGCGCATGGTGTCGGGAGCTGAAGGGGATTTCGACCGGGCGAGCGCACCACGCGGTCACGCATGGATACGTCGCTCCGCGCCCGTGAGATTGGATGCGATCGCGCCGCAGCGCTAGCGACGACCTGATGAGACGACGCACATTCCGGGGAGTTCATTCGCACCCTCTAATGCAACGGATCGCGTGACTGCCGCCCGAACCCTTATCGTCTCGCACGACGACGTCGTGCGCCTCCTCCCGATGGCCGCGTGCATCGACCTCATGGGCGAGACCCTGGGGGCTCTCACGAGGGGTGACGGACTCCTTCCACTGCGCACCGTGCTCCGATTGCCGGGGCAGCGCAACATGTTCGCCTCCATGCCGGCCGTGCTGGGACCATCGATCGGCGCCAAGGTGATCACGGTGTTTCCGGACAATGAGGGCACGCCGTACGAATCGCACATCGGCGTGGTGCTGTACTTCGAGAACACAAACGGCCGTCTGCTTGCCATCATCGATGCCTCCTCGGTCACGGCGATCCGCACGGCGGCGGTGTCGGGGCTCGCCACCCGCCTGCTGGCCCGCCCCGAGGCCAGGACGCTCGGTATCCTGGGGAGCGGCGTCCAGGCGATGACACACCTCGAGGCGATGTGTTCCGTCCGCGACTTCACCACGATCCGGGTGTGGAGTCGGCACCACCCCAACGCACTGGCGTTCGCCGAGCGTGCCGCGGCAGGGCTCGGTCGCACGGTCGAGGTTGTGCCACGGGCCGTGGATGCCGTCCGCGGGGCAGATGTCGTGTGCACGACCACCGGCGCGCGCGAGCCCGTGGTGCTCGGTGAGTGGCTCTCGCCCGGGACGCACATCAACGCCGTCGGTGCCAGCGTGGCCACGGCGCGTGAATTGGACTCCGAGGCGGTGCGCCGCGCGCGCCTGTATGTCGACCGGCGGGAGAGCGTGATGGCCGAGGCGGGCGACTTCCTCATCCCCCGCGAGGAAGGTGTCGTGGACAACACACACATTGTCGGCGAACTCGGCGAGCTGGTCCTGGGCCGCGTGCCGGGCCGGCGCACGGCCGACGAGGTGACCATCTTCAAATCGTTAGGCCTGGCGGTGGAGGACGTGGCCAGCGCGCGGTTCATCTACGAACGGGCGGAGGCCCTTGGCACGGGGACCTGGGTGGCACTGGGGGGGCTGCGATGAGGGAGCCGCTCCCGGTCCCCGT is drawn from Gemmatimonadota bacterium and contains these coding sequences:
- a CDS encoding ornithine cyclodeaminase family protein gives rise to the protein MTAARTLIVSHDDVVRLLPMAACIDLMGETLGALTRGDGLLPLRTVLRLPGQRNMFASMPAVLGPSIGAKVITVFPDNEGTPYESHIGVVLYFENTNGRLLAIIDASSVTAIRTAAVSGLATRLLARPEARTLGILGSGVQAMTHLEAMCSVRDFTTIRVWSRHHPNALAFAERAAAGLGRTVEVVPRAVDAVRGADVVCTTTGAREPVVLGEWLSPGTHINAVGASVATARELDSEAVRRARLYVDRRESVMAEAGDFLIPREEGVVDNTHIVGELGELVLGRVPGRRTADEVTIFKSLGLAVEDVASARFIYERAEALGTGTWVALGGLR